Genomic DNA from Lagenorhynchus albirostris chromosome 20, mLagAlb1.1, whole genome shotgun sequence:
GACTTGGGCTATTTCAGCtattgatgaattttttttttttaatgctgagggATATTTTAGGAAACAAGACCTTTGTAATGCTCAGCAAAAATAGTCTGGTGTCTTATCCTTCTAGGAGTTGCTCATAACAATTGCCGAGAAATCAAGATCAAATACCTTGGGGGCTGAACCCCTGAGAACCCTGAAGAACATACATTGCCCAACCAAAGTTCACCAGCCCACACACATTTTCCAACATCCTGCAGAGTGCCCCAGGGGAGGAAGTcaatgaaatctagaaaaattcaCACGACTCTTGCAGCAAGAGGGTGACAGAGCCACTGTATGGCTAAACGTTTATTCCCCCACCAATGTATTCTTCAGAGATGGGGGATGTTTCCCTTCTAGAGACTGTGGTGGACATGCCAGAGAAAGGTTGGGTGATACAGTtgctctctgagcttcaatttacttttttttttttttttttgagcttcaATTTAAATGAGAGGAAAGTTGCAGTATTAAAGATGGGAAGATGTTCCTACAGAAAATTTTGGGTAAAATTTTGAAGGTGGAAAAAGAAAGACCAGGGAAGGGGGGCCTCGGTCATAGGCAGGATCTGTCAGCTGGGTGCCGTCTGACCATCCGCATGTGGTAAAGCTCTATTTCTGCCATCTGGTCTGCAAGTTCTTCACTGTTTAATGTGGAAAACATGCCATTGATATAGGCTGGAGGGAAGTACAGAGGCCTTCTTCAAACAACACAACCAGAGACTGCCAAGTTCAGGTTTAATTTAGCTGTGTATTCAAATATATTGACAACTCATctctctcaaaaacaaaaacagaaacaccttaaaataaaaatcccttAGCCTGGTAGATGGTACCTTGTGGTGGATGAGAGGATGTGTGGTTATTTAAAAAGTCCATCAAGTCTAGTTGAGGTCTCAGGGAAcggatgggggcagggaaggcGGGACAGCAGCATAAGGATAAGCAGAACAGGTTTTTATCTAGATCACTCTGTCAGAAATTCATATCCTTCTATGGGTCATGTTTGTCTCCTTGAACCCGGGATAGGGTCGGTGGCGGGGGCCAGTTAGATAGGGTAGAACCCAGGACACCTACCCCAACCCGTtaacataccacacacacaccctcgcTACATAGAGATGGTTTCTCTTTTGTTGCTGTGATATTTTTGGCATCAATCaatccctttaaaatttttattttctactttacaGAAAGAAACTACCCAGTAAACATGAAACTCTAATTAGTTGCATCCCCTGTGTTCATTTCTGATCCTTGCCAGTATTTATGTGCATAGCCATCAGTGTGAAGCTACATACTTTGTGTTCTAAGTTTTCACTCACTATGTTTTTGTCTCCACATTTCCACACGTGGATAGTTAAGTTGTAGTCATCGAAAGTCCCACCAGGGTAGGAGACAtacactcacttttttttttttttttttacactcacATTTTTTATGAGCTACCAGTTCCTAGCCAGCCTCCTACTGTTGGATTTGGAGGATTAGTATCAGATCTTTGCAGTTATGAATAGCAGTAGCAGTATCCCTGGACATCTTTTCCTAGAAAGGTATAACGTGACTTGAGCTAAGCAGAAACAAAGTTCAAACCCAGAAGAATGAAGTTAGCTGGAAGGTCCTGGCTCCTTACTACTTTATAACAGGCCATAGGTTTAAAGTCCGAAAGGGCTCGGATTTCTACCCCATGTTTGACATCTCAGAAAGCTGAGCTGACTTCCCTGTACCCTGGCCCACGGTGGTGACATGAAGGCATGGcagccctgaggcatgtggggaCAGAGACACCAGTCACACTGGCGTGTGTAACCTCCACGCTCTTCTCTCTGGCTCTTCCAGCGTGGATGAGAGGCGACCCTGCCTGCCCACTGTTGCAGAACACAAGTGCATTAGCCACAGGAGTTGCTGGGGAGTGGCAAGAAGAATGAATGGGGAGCAGCAGTGACATTTAAGGCTCAGTGGGACTTGCAGAGGCATGATGGGAATGCAGAAAGGCAAGGCACAGACGGACTGGACACAGCTGGAGGCAGCTAGAATCTGCCCAAAGGTTTCTAAGAGCTGGGCTCCAGGAAGAGTGAAAAAGTCTACAGCTAAGGAGCTAGGGGTCCTCACAAAGGGTGGCCTTTTCATCTCTTTCCtatgctctcttcctttttaagtcACACCTATGGTTTATATAAAATACACTTTGAGTGTTNNNNNNNNNNNNNNNNNNNNNNNNNNNNNNNNNNNNNNNNNNNNNNNNNNNNNNNNNNNNNNNNNNNNNNNNNNNNNNNNNNNNNNNNNNNNNNNNNNNNNNNNNNNNNNNNNNNNNNNNNNNNNNNNNNNNNNNNNNNNNNNNNNNNNNNNNNNNNNNNNNNNNNNNNNNNNNNNNNNNNNNNNNNNNNNNNNNNNNNNCAGCAGTTCCAAGCCCCAGTGCAGGAGAAGACACTCAGCATTCCATCCCGGCTGCCACCACCACCCTAGTGGCTGAGGTTCATCCAGGGGAACGGGAGACCTGGGGCAAGAAGGTAGATTTCCTCCTCTCCGTCATTGGCTATGCTGTGGACCTGGGCAACGTCTGGCGCTTTCCCTACATCTGTTACCAGAATGGAGGGGGTCAGTATCATGGGCTGCAAGCAGAGGCTGTGACCCAGGGGTGGTCTGTAGATCCTCTTGGGAGGCCAGAGAATAAATCATgtcttttctgtcttgtttaacTGATAATGCATCTGGGAACATGGTTGTTAGCCTTTCAAGCTAGTCTAAAAGACACATCTCCAGTAAGCCAAAACTTTAAGTCAGCATGTCTGTGGCTCTCTGGGTCATGAAGTTGAATGAAAGCCCTCCTGAACCTGACCTCACCAGATTTTCAGCATCATTAATGCTTCATCTGTGGAAGAGCCGCCTTCTCATCCCTGCATTATACAAGCCCTGCTCTCCTCCACGTGAGACATGGGGGAATGAGCATCAGCATTATGCTGAGTTCTTTCACTCCTGCTGGCTGGTTCTGCTCAGAAGAGTCCAGAGAGCTTAGATCTGTGAAAGGAAAAATTGGGAAGTGGCTCCACGTTCCCAGACCCTGCTGGGCCTTTGGACCCGTGTGAGGGCAGAGAGGGTGTCAGCTCAAGTCCACAGTCTTAAGTTACAATCTGGGCGTGATCCGTAGCTGAACCCAGCCACGTTAATGCCAGCACCAAACCATATATGGATATGCCTTATAGCTCCTACAAGAGTGTTAGATTCTTGAGGCCAGAGACGATTTCTTGTTCCTCCTACTATTCCTAATGCCTACAGAGCAGTTTATTTGCAGATTATCAAAAATAGTAGCTGATTGTAGGCATAGATATGGGAGCCCCAGAGAGCAGAGCAGGTAGGTATGGGGCCTCTGTTTTGACAATGGACTTGCTATCAGAATAGGAAAAGGACCAGAAGTGGGAGTCAaatctttgtttgtttatttatttatttataaaatttatttgggTGCgccagatcttagttgcggcacgtgggctccttagttgcagctcatgggctcctcagttgcggctcgcgggctccttagttgcggcatgcatgtgggatctagttccctgaccagggatcgaacccacaccccctgcattgggagcgtggagtcttaaccactgcgccaccaggggagtcccagtcATTTATTTTGACAGGAGCTCTGGCAACAGATTTAGGAGGGTAACTAAAATGAGGTTTGAGGGATAATTCGTTTGTGTCGCCTTCATTTCCTCCATGACCTGACACAGAGTTGCCTGGATCTGCTGCATCTTTTAAGGACCTGGGTCCATTCGGCAGCAAAGGCTATTCCgggagggtggggggtggagggagtgcTGGGAAGCCCAGCGTTCCTGGCCTGGGAGGGGCAGAAGTTGGAATCATCTTATCTCTAGTTTGGGAGGACCCGCCTGTAGCCTGAGCATTATATAAGGGGTTGGGTCACCGGTGATGTTTCCCCTACACTCATTCCCTACTGTAAAGCCAGTCAAGCAAACCCTTTGGACAAATGTCATCATGAGAATACAACATGGTTATTATTCTCAAGCCAGATTTACCCAGTGTGATTGTAAGTTAGATGAAACCTTTCTGAGTTGCACAGATTTCAGATTTCTAGGTTCAGAACACTTTATGGGAGGGAAAGTTATCAAGGAACTATCACAGCCGGCTCACCCTTTGGGCTGAAACTCAGGCTGCAGGTGAGCAATCCCCAGCACGGCATACCCAAATTCTGCCTCAGCCACAAAAGCCAGGAGACACCAGCATCTCCAGTGATGCAGCAGTTCTGCACTTTCTCATTCTGTAGCAAACTACCTGCAAATTTCAGCCACACCTGCAAATCTGGCTCAGGAGGGAGCATCCTGGCTCCGTGGAGTTATGGAAGTATAACCAAACATCAGTAGTCAAGTGTCTGGAGCCAGGGATACAGATGAACAAAGATACTAATTCAGTGATGTGCAGTAGTCAACAGACTATTGCAGCTGTTGTACAGGTTGTCGCAGGAGATCTGTTTCAAGGGTCCCAAATGCTGGTCAATGTACTggttgcatcagaatcacctggagaacttaaaaaaatctttgttttactCATACCTGAAGCTTCTGCTTCAGGAGGTCAGGGTgggtgggtgttttttttttttttggggtgtgtgtgtgtgtttttaagctTACCAGTGATTATGATGAGTGGCTGGGTTTGGGAACCTCAGTTCTCCTCAACCCTGTCAGTTTCTAGTGGAAGAAAAAGAAGCCCAGAGAGAAGGGTCCTCTAGGCAGTTAGAAGTGGAACTGGTCCTAGGGCCTCTTCTGTTGACTCCCAGACCCAGTTTCCTTCCCACGTACTCTTTGCCTCCTCCCAAACCTCACTTCACTGTGGAGCTCTGTCTACTACTACTTCTGGCAAAGGATTAAGACCAGGGGAGCACCGTGTGAGGTCACTCAGGACAGGGTGGCTTCATGACTCTGGAGCATCAGATGGCTCTGTGTGTCCAGATCACTTGGGCTGTCCTGAGTCAGATGTGGGCAGGGAGTGAAACTGTCTTTTATCTGCCTCAGGGGCATTCCTCCTCCCCTACACTATCATGGCCGTTTTCGGGGGGATCCCGCTCTTCTACATGGAGCTCGCGCTGGGCCAGTACCACCGAAATGGATGCATTTCGATATGGAGGAAAATCTGCCCGATTTTCAAAGGTAACGGAAAGGCTTGGGTGGGTGAGTGGGTCCTCCTAGGAAGTGATGATTTCTATCAATGGGTCGAGCTGGACACCTTCTTCTGGAATCAGTTAGGCCTTAGGTATCCCTGGGAGATAACTTGAGTAATTAAGGTTTTGACTGCTCAAGCAGTATGAGATTGTTAAAAGCAAAATAGAATAAATGGCAATTAAAAGTAAACGAAATAGAAAAAGCATTAATAGCACATGTACACATTTTCTAAAACATGTAACTCTGCAAATACAAATAAGGAATCTACCATATTGCCACTTTTCCACTGTCTCCTGGAGTCTTTGGAGGATGAAATGAATGGCAGCCCCACCTTTAGCCCTCACCCGGGCTGCAGTGCCCCTGATGCCCTGCCTAACTGCTGGGCTGCCCTTGAAACTTGGcctccctcaccctctctctcccAGGGATCGGTTACGCCATCTGCATCATTGCCTTTTACATCGCCTCCTACTACAACACCATCATGGCCTGGGCGCTCTACTACCTCATCTCCTCTTTTGCGGCCCAGCTGCCCTGGACCAGCTGTAAGAACTCCTGGAACACTGGCAACTGCACCAACTACTTCTCCGAGGACAACGTCACCTGGACACTCCACTCAACATCCCCTGCAGAAGAATTTTATACGTAAGTGCATGTAAGCGAGGGGGTGGCCTGTTAGGGGCAGGCCACACCCCTGGGCTTTGGCTtcttaggagggaggtgggagccagGGGCTCTTCACCTCTTGGCTGATGGATTTCTGAGAGATGAAGCTATCAGTGAGGGGGAGTAAATGTGAGTGAGGGAGTTGGGAGACCACCTTGAGTGCTCCACAGTTTGGGTCTCTGCGCCATCCCCCTCTTTTCTGTTGTGCCCAGGCCAGTCCCTACCTTCACATTCCAAAATTATTCCCCTGCATCAAAACTGCCCTTCTTCCTGGGCCCTCCTTGCAGCCAGCTGTCACAGAAGCAAAGCCTCCCACTACTTCAATAGTTTGAAACTACACAGAGTTTCTGGTTTCATGTATTCACTTAATACGTGGGATCTACCCTTTGGAAGAAGATGCCTGGAGTAGGCAGTTTTCTTTAATGCTGGAATTTCAGGCAATAGCAGCCCAAAGGGAGCTGttttggggtggggaagggacccACTGCCCACACATACAAATCCTCATGCACCCAGAAGCCAGTCATGTTAGTCATTCATTGGGTCCCAGCCTAGGAAGGAGATCTGGAAGTCTGCTTTTGGGTCGAGCGCTCTTCCCAGGCTTGGTTGGCTTGACTGCCCTGTTCTCTCCTTCAGGATGGGCAGAGCCCCTCCCAGCTCTTCCCGAGGCTTGCTGACCACTTGATCCTTGCAGTACTGTGTCCGTTTTTTCTCTTGGTGTCCTCCCAGAGGTATCACACGCAGTATGCTCAGGTAACTGCTCAGACCACGTCACTGGCCCTTCTTTCTCATTCACTCAGGCGCCACGTCCTGCAGATCCACCGGTCAAAGGGGCTCCAGGACCTGGGGGGCATCAGCTGGCAGCTTGCCCTCTGCATCATGCTGATCTTCACTGTTATCTACTTTAGCATCTGGAAAGGTGTCAAAACATCTGGCAAGGTGAGGAGGACTCTGGCTGCTGATCCAGGCCTACCAAGGGGCCCTGGAGGGTCTAACTCAGAATTCAGTGGCCTGGATAGCCAGAGACAGGGGGACATGTTTTCCTTTACACCAAACACATTCCATGATTTTCAGTGTCTCGTCACCAAATCGgttagaaaattctagaaatgggTCAATCCCAAGAAccattatatgattttttaaaaattcctttaacaCGCTGGTAGTGTCATAACTAATAATAGTGGCAATAATTTACTGAAAACCCATCATGGACCATGTACGGTGTTTTGTATACACTGGCTACTTTGTCTACTGCTAGGTAttttccccatcttacagatggggaGTGGGTTTAGAAGTAGTTAGTACGAGCAAGCAGGGAATCAGATCCCTGTATGATTTTAAAGGCTGTGATCTTTCTGCCACCTTGCCTcctaaaattacagaaaaaaaagaggtagatCTTCTTTCTTGGACGTTTTCAAGAATAAGACACCAGCATTCATGTGGTGATAACCTATGTTTCCTTCCTTACAGGTGGTTTGGGTAACAGCCACCTTCCCTTACATCATCCTTTCGATCCTGCTGGTGAGGGGGGCCACCCTCCCCGGAGCCTGGAGGGGAGTTCTCTTCTATTTGAAACCCAACTGGCAGAAACTCCTGGAGACAGGGGTAAGATAATGAGGAAAGCAGTGTGCACCTGTCTGTCTTTTTACTAACTGAAGCTAGTCCTCCGAATAGGACAGTAGGAACAACTGAAATTTGGGTTCAGCGGCAAGTCTGCAGTGATGCTTTAAACCAGAAATACAAGCATGAAAAGTacagttgaggggcttccctggtggcgcagtggttgagagtccgcctgccgatgcaggggacgcgggttcatgccccagtctgggaagatcccacatgccgcggagcggctcggcccatgagccatggccgctgagcctgcgcgtccagagcctgtgctccacaacgggagaggccacaacagtgagaggcccgcataccgcgcaaaaaaaaaaaaaaaaaaaaaaagtacacttgaGGCCACTGCGTTGGTTTATGGCTAAGTGATAGGAAGAGAACTCACATTTGTTTGCACTTGGTATGTGGCCAGCCCTGGAAGGAGCCCTGAGAAGCCTGTTTTTTGCCTCTGCATGTAGCCACATGGAGGCATGAGGGCGCTGGCCCCGCTGGTGCTCAGCGATGGCCTGGATCTCGGCCCTGACCCTTACCTCTGCTGTGTTGCAGGTGTGGGTGGATGCGGCCGCCCAGATCTTCTTCTCTCTCGGTCCTGGCTTTGGGGTCCTGCTGGCTTTTGCGAGCTACAACAAATTCAACAACAACTGTTACCAGTGAGTATCTGGGGCCCCCCAAGCAAAGCTTGAAAGTGGAGTGAGTGTCAGTCAGCTGGTCTGGAGGAAAGGGATCAAACCGATGGCCTCAAACCTGGCCAGACTTAGGCCACGTTGACACTCTGACCCTCAGGGGTGCCACAGGTGCCTGACCACTCACCCAGACCATAGCCTCACTCAGGGGTTGAGAGAGGCTCCAGGCCACTTCTGTTTTGTGAGATTCTCTATATGtcaggaaaaattaagaaattccaAAGCAGGTTTACAGAAATCACAACATACATTCAATGTTTAGATTTGACCTGTTAATGtatttaacaacaaaaattgtgataatttatttatgtatatatatacaaaaagaataatgattGAACTATTTTGACCAACATAGAATGCCataatttttatgtcaaaatCTCATTTCAGAAATGTGACAAAACAGGGAGCATGGCGCCAATTATGATTTAAATATCACTCCTCATCTTTAGAGTTAACTTTGTCTTAATATTCTGTCACAGATGGCAATGTCCAGCAGTCTGATTGTGCTATTCGTAAGATAAttatagaattaatttttttttaaaaaaggaatttacaTGCACCCTAAGCAATGTGGCCTTGCATTGGGACACCAGACTAAAGTTGTATGATGAAGTCCTCTTTTAAAAGTGTCAGGATATCTTTGTGGCACTCTTATAACCTCATTTACACATAATGTCAAAAGTCTGAATCTGAGGTCTTCACAAATGTAAGGCCAAGGCCTCCTCCTGGCCCCCGCTGCAACTCAGGCCCTGCTTCAGAACAAGCCTTGTTTGAAATCCAGAGGTCTGTGCTGTGCTGGTTTACAACAAAATCATCTCTTAAAACCACCCCTGACTGCTGTTCTCCCCATGCCATGCGTGGTGATAACAGCAGCTTGTGCTTCAAGGTAATGCAACCCGTCTGagaggctgggccctgggaggaggggaggagacacCCGGACAGGCTTGAAGTCCCTGTGAGCTCAGCCCACTCACCCTTGTCACAGCTGGAGACAGATGCTCCTTAGATTCCTGACTTGGAAATGTCTCAGGCCCCTTGGGTTTTCTGCTCCAGAGACGCCTTGGTGACCAGCGTGGTGAATTGCATGACGAGCTTCGTTTCAGGATTTGTCATCTTCACAGTGCTGGGGTATATGGCTGAGATGAGGAACGAAGATGTGTCTGAGGTGGCCAAAGATGCAGGTAGGACCTCGGGTTTTGTTTGGGTTCCTGGCTcccactgaattgctttgctgctCTTTGGATCTTTACAAATATCTAACTTTTGCATTACTTCTAAATGTTCCTCTTAAAATTCTCAAAGGTTTTAGAGAAACTTACTGCCTTGGAAATGTCAACCCTTTCCATCGTGGTAATGGGGCAGCTCCCTCGGCACCCAGTACTGGGGCCTTGAATACATTGTGGGCTTGGAAATATGACTTGGATGATGGCTTTTAAAACTAGTgggtttgggggacttccctggtggtccagtggttaagactctgtgctcccaatgcagggggcccaggttcgatccctgttcagggaactagatcccgcatgcatgctgcaactaaaagatcccccatgctgcaacaaagatccctcgtgctgcaactaaaacccaGCGGCAgtcaaataaaacaaactaacTAAAAaacagtgtggggcttccctggtggctcagtggttaagaatccgcctgccaacgcaggggacatgggtttgagccctagtccaggaggattccacatgccgcggagcaactaagcctgtgtgccacagctaatgagcctgtgctctagagcctgcaagccgcaagtactgaagcccactggcctagagcttgtgctccgcagcaagagaagccactgcaatgagaagcccgtgcaccgcaacgaagagtagcccccgctggtcacaactagagaaagcccgcacgcagcaatgaagacccagcacagcctaaacaaataaatagatagacagatagcaattcctatttaaaaaaaacaaaacagaacaaaaaaagtGTGTTTGGGTCCGGTGATGGGTCCAAGTCTAGTAAGCAAATGATTACTAATCCTTTgcagaaaaattaaatgtagaTGAGGTAGCACTCTACTGTACTGTAAGGTTTCATGGAAAAAGAGTGACAGACGTTGAAGAAGAGGTTATGGGATCTTGTGGATGGAGTCCCAAGGCTTTCTTGCAAACATACATCTGTCTTTAGCCCGACACGGTGCTCTGATGAACTCCATGCCCCAAACTAAGGGCGGCCTATCTAGTCCATGAGAGGTTGAAGACATGTCCCTCATACTATCAAAAAGGACTTCAAAATAGCTGGAGGTCTTTATTCCGAGGCCGCTAGATTCTTCTGAAATCAGTATAACATTTCCTACTGTTCTGGAGCTAAAGAGAGAGCTAAACGCTGTGAGACTTCAGAGATATATCAATCCTcatgttgaaaaagaaaagcactgaaTTATTATATAGCGGACACTCCAATTCATGTGCTCAGCTTTGCTAGTCTTGAGGTCTCAGGTTTGCTTCGTTTCTCCATGTTGGTTGAGGGCGCATACTCTTCAAGGTGGATACTattcccttcctgcctcccaggATGTCCAGGTAGGATGGTGTGGGGTGTGAGGAAGCATTTGGTACGTGTCCAACCCTGATTCACGTGTAAGGTTTTGTGACAGGAGTTGTAATTGTTGGTGTGGCCAAGTTTCTCCTGAGACATCTTTGTAGGGCAGGTCTCAGCGaccacctcctcctctttcccgCTCTGTCTCAGGCCCCAGCCTGCTCTTCATCACATATGCGGAAGCCATAGCCAACATGCCGGCATCCACGTTCTTTGCCATCATCTTCTTCCTGATGTTAATCACACTGGGCTTGGACAGCACAGTAAGTGAATGGGGAGGGAAATCCGGCTCtcgggaggagggagaagggggggaggaggaggggaaggaagctgTACCCATTCCTTCCCATCCTGGCCACCCCAGGCCATGTTGGCTGCTCCCTCTTGGGGCTCCCTCAGCCCCTGTTCACTTGGGTGCTTACTGCCCTCTAGTACATTAAAGGCATTCATGGGATATTGAGGGTAAAGTGCCAGGCACAGGCCAAGAGCTCAGCATATGTGAACTGTTGTGCACTGATTGTGCACTGTCCCTTGACCAGACTGGCAGCACCTGAAGGCCAGGGCAAGGTCACACTTGTGTCTCAGTGCCCTGCAGCCCAGCATTCATATCATTAGTGTGGAATGAGTCTCAGCTTTCAGTTGGCATTTCTGGTGCAACCAAAGTCTCCCCGAGATGCCTCATGTAAAGAAGTCCTGTCCATGTGCTATACTTTCTTTCCTTGATGTCCTTAGGAATGAGATATGTTTCCAGTGAGGGCCGGCGAGTAGGGGGAACTGGTCATGATCAGCTTGACAGGTCACTTGGCAATTTAACCCCTCCCTTCTGTTCACTGTCCTAGAGGTAGCAGATTTGTCCCAAAGTCTACACAGTGACCATTTGTGTGCCCCTCTCAGTTTGCAGGCTTGGAGGGGGTGATCACAGCCGTGCTGGATGAGTTTCCACACATCTGGTCCAAGCGCCGGGAGTGGTTTGTGCTCAGCGTGGTCATTACCTGCTTCTTTGGATCCCTGATCACCCTGACTTTTGTGAGTACCAAAACCCTAAACTTAGAGTCAACCTCCCCTAGGGCAACAGAATGTTACAAGAAGCTGTTCCTTTCCATCCCACATGGTGCCCTGGCTTTGGGGCCAAAGGGAGAGAAGTTGTCACCGCTGTTAAAAAGTTAGTCAtcgaagagaggaagaaaagttgTTTCTAGTGGCATCTGTCTGAAGAATCTGGGCGTGGCATCTGGAGGCTCAGCATTTT
This window encodes:
- the SLC6A4 gene encoding sodium-dependent serotonin transporter, whose amino-acid sequence is MGMQKGKAQTDWTQLEAARICPKVSKSWAPGRVKKSTAKELGVLTKAVPSPSAGEDTQHSIPAATTTLVAEVHPGERETWGKKVDFLLSVIGYAVDLGNVWRFPYICYQNGGGAFLLPYTIMAVFGGIPLFYMELALGQYHRNGCISIWRKICPIFKGIGYAICIIAFYIASYYNTIMAWALYYLISSFAAQLPWTSCKNSWNTGNCTNYFSEDNVTWTLHSTSPAEEFYTRHVLQIHRSKGLQDLGGISWQLALCIMLIFTVIYFSIWKGVKTSGKVVWVTATFPYIILSILLVRGATLPGAWRGVLFYLKPNWQKLLETGVWVDAAAQIFFSLGPGFGVLLAFASYNKFNNNCYQDALVTSVVNCMTSFVSGFVIFTVLGYMAEMRNEDVSEVAKDAGPSLLFITYAEAIANMPASTFFAIIFFLMLITLGLDSTFAGLEGVITAVLDEFPHIWSKRREWFVLSVVITCFFGSLITLTFGGAYVVKLLEEFATGPAVLTVALIEAIAVYWFYGINQFCSDVKEMLGFSPGWFWRICWVAVSPLFLLFIICSFLMSPPQLRLFQYNYPQWSIILGYCIGTSSFICIPMYITYRLMITPGTLKERLIKGITPETPTEIPCGDIHLNAV